TTCAAACGCTGGGAGAATCTGACCCACGAGGAGACCACTCCGGACCGCATGAAAAGATCCCTGCTGTACAAGATCATGCCGGCTTTCTACATCGTTGGCGGAATGATCGGGATCATAAAATTGTTAAGAAAAAACAAATACGATGCGGTTCATGTTCACTGGCCGCTGCCGCATGCCCTGTTCGGCTGGATAGCCAAGGCCTTTTTCGGCCTGCCGTTGGTCACCACTTTTTACGGGGTGGAACTGCGCTGGGTGAAACGCTCCCTGCCTTTCCTGAAGGGCTTTTTAAGCTGGTCGGCCCGGATGTCCAATCGGGTGGTGGCTATCTCCAATTATACTGCCAATGAAATAAAGGAGCTGGCCGATGTGCCGGTGGAGGTGATTCCCTATACCATCAGCCTGCCGGAGAATAAAGAATTCTCACAGCCGCAAGCCAATCCCAGCATCATCCTATCGGTCAGCCGGCTAGTGGAACGCAAGGGCATCATCTATCTGATAGACGCCCTCAAATACCTGCCCCAGGAACAGGATGTCCACCTGGCCATCATCGGCGACGGCCCGGAACGGGAACGTCTAAAAGAGAGAGCCATCTCCCAAGGTTTGGGGCGAAAGATAAGCCTGCCTGGCTGGGTCAGCGAGGCCGAGCTGGAGAGCGCCTACCGCAATGCCTCGGTGTTTGTCCTGCCTGCCATCATAGACTCCAAGGGCGATACTGAGGGGCTGGGGGTGGTCATTCTGGAGGCCATGAATTACAAGGTGCCGGTCATAGGCAGTGATCTGGGCGGGATCACCGACATTATAATAGATGAAGAGACCGGTCTTCTGGTGCCGGAGAAGGATTCCGTGGCTT
This sequence is a window from Candidatus Edwardsbacteria bacterium. Protein-coding genes within it:
- a CDS encoding glycosyltransferase family 4 protein; translated protein: MKILHIVTAFPRDEKDIITPWLIEMLRHYPAHGLEAEIFTSSYQGLGDQAVHGLPVHRFRYFFKRWENLTHEETTPDRMKRSLLYKIMPAFYIVGGMIGIIKLLRKNKYDAVHVHWPLPHALFGWIAKAFFGLPLVTTFYGVELRWVKRSLPFLKGFLSWSARMSNRVVAISNYTANEIKELADVPVEVIPYTISLPENKEFSQPQANPSIILSVSRLVERKGIIYLIDALKYLPQEQDVHLAIIGDGPERERLKERAISQGLGRKISLPGWVSEAELESAYRNASVFVLPAIIDSKGDTEGLGVVILEAMNYKVPVIGSDLGGITDIIIDEETGLLVPEKDSVALAKAIQRMLTDEELRTKVTEGAYQHLKRNFSWDNILEKWVGIYKSLE